Genomic window (Synechococcus sp. LA31):
AGGTTGAAGTTGCGTTTGTCGATCAGGGTGACCCGCACGGTCTTGCCGGCGAAGGTCTGAGCCGCCTTCAAGCCCGCGAATCCCGCGCCCACGATCACCACATGGGGCGCTTGCCTGAGCAGCTCAGACGGTGGTGTGAGTTCGAGAAAGAACCGCTCCGGTGCCATCGATGCCTACAGCGTTAGCCGCACGCTAACGAGACTTGCCTCGAATCACAGCCCGATCTTCACGTTGACGGGAGCCTTGGGCTGTACGTCAACCTCCATAGGTTTGTCCTCACTCATTTTGATTTGAATCGGATTGGGATTGCTGACTTCCACCTGCACAGGGGTTCGGTTGTTCACGCTCAACTGGATCGGTGATTGCTCGGTGACCTGAACCTTCACGTCTCCGCTGTGGAGCATTTGTAGTGGCTTCGGCATGCTCAGCACACCTTCAACCTGACCAGCGAGGTTGAGCGGTTCGGCAAAGCTCAGCACCAAGCGCAGCTGGATCGGATGTTGGCTGCTGCGCAACAGAACCCCGATCAGCATCGTGCCAAGAGCCAGCACCGTGAGAGGCCAGCGCAGCTTCAGCCAGTAAGGATCCATCGGCCCATGGGTGCAGGGGCCCATTCAAGCGAGTGAACGTTGTTGCTGCAGGCGTGCCTCAGCGGCGGCCCAGCAGCTCTTCCCACGTGGGTTGGTGGGGTGTTGGACGCTGTTGTTGGGCTTTGGGGCGGTGGCTAGGGGCCTTGGTTGGTTTGTGGGTGGGGATGTGAATGGTCATCGTTGTGTTGCTTTGAGTTATCTGTCGCTTTGCCTCGATGACAACCGAGATGACGGCTGCCGTTCAAACTCCCTCTCAAGGGAGAGCGGATCGGGCGTGAAGGGATGCGGCGCGTTGGTGCTCGCCGATCGGTTCACAGAGTCACCATAGACCCTGTCGAAAGAGAGCGCTACACGTGCCTGCTCAACCCGTGCTGATTCTGGGTGGATTTCTGATCACCGAAGAGGCCTATCAGCCGATGTGCAGCTGGTTGCAGCAGCACACGCATCAGCCGGTTGAGCTGGTGCCAGCCAACCGTTTCGATTGGCTGCTCACTTCCTGGGCCTTCGGCTGGCGGCGCTTGTTGGATCGGGTGGCCGCTCAAGCAGAGGTGTTGGCCGCTCGCTCAGCCACAGGCAAGGTAACGCTGATCGGCCACAGCTCTGGTGGTGTGATGCTGCGCCTCTTTCTGGCAGATACTCCCTTCGCTGGGCGCCGATACGACGGCAAGCGAAGGGCTGATCGGCTTTACACGCTGGGGA
Coding sequences:
- a CDS encoding triacylglycerol lipase, which encodes MPAQPVLILGGFLITEEAYQPMCSWLQQHTHQPVELVPANRFDWLLTSWAFGWRRLLDRVAAQAEVLAARSATGKVTLIGHSSGGVMLRLFLADTPFAGRRYDGKRRADRLYTLGSPHTALRATPLRQMVDRLYPGACFADQVHYLSVAGALSAGDGSALSQRMAPGSYQAIAGCRDLKGDGLVPVQSALLDGSEQITLSGVAHGGAFGAHWYGTPAVVQQWWRG